AAATAAAAAATCATGTCTTCATTGTCATCTCTACTTCCGACACATGGGTTGTCCTTTCACACATGTCACTCCCCTAACCTCGCTCCAAATCCCTGTTGAGGGACCCTTCAAGAAACTGAGCCGCACAACACCACTAATTAACGGCAGTACCATTAACTCGACAATAGAACCACAGGAAATCTACAAGAATGAGGCCCTGTTCGTTTTGTGCCAATCCATAAGGattgaggggattaaatcccttaCAACTCAAAATCCTCTCCAATCCCTTCCAATCTCCCTCGGTCCCTATGGTTTTGGGATCAAACGAACATGGTCTGAGTGTTCACACTGCTAGATGCTGGCGCATTGCCACTTTGCAACAGATTAGTGTCTAGTGTGATTAGATTGGCCAAATACATCGTCATATACACGAACAATATTGCAATGTGCATCCACAGCTACTGAAAGGGAAGAATTAAAAGAAAACCAAGATTAGCTTGATCCAGTGCTTACACAAGAGAAGACAAAAATTTCCAAATTGCATCTGGAAAAAAAAGAAGGGTACATTAAGGCCCTGTTCTGTTCGGTTACATTGGGATTCGAGAGGATTGAGGGAGATTAAATCCATttatattcaaaattgaataagagatatttaatccccttcaatccctCTGTATCCACTCGTAACAGAACAAGCTATAATACCGCTCAATTCGAGAGATTGCTTCAAAGATTTCACAAATAAAATGAAGAGTTTCACTAGGCAATAGAAGCAGAATATTTGCGCTACCTAGGAAACAAGACTGTACAACTCGCAGTAATCCAAAACTAAAAAGTAACATCCCAACTGAAACTACTTGCAATGCAAGCTGGTAGCATGGAAAAGTATTGCTCAGTCTAAATTGGTTTCCGAGGTATGTTCAATGGCCGTAGTTGCAGCACAAATATAGGGCAAATCAGCATGGGTGTTCATCCCAATTGGGATCCTCTTGAATCGAGCTGCTACTTTGCAAATCGGAACCAACCATCATTGAAGCTGATGCTCGTGTCCTCACTTGTGCAAGAAAGAAGGGCTAAGGGGCAGCAAAACCAAACATCAGAGAGTAAAATTACCCTAACTGGTAGTGCATAAGAGACAATCAGCATCTTCCTCACCGCATCGGGCTGGTATTCACCATAATCGTCATCTCCAATTCTCTATCACCAAATCGCTCTCCCTCCCACCTATCAAGCTGTTGCTCGTCTCCTGTGCTGTCCTTGAGCGACCTCTCAGTCTGTCGAGCCCAGCTGCTCTAACATGTAGAATTTACACATTTCTTTTCATTAGAACAACCAATGCAAAAGTAGTAACGATCTGTATGATCACTGAATTTCTGCTCAGATAATGTGGACTATATGATACACGAGCCATCGACTCTGAGGTGCTTGAAGATTGAGCACTAGATAGGAGAAATTGGAGTGTGGCCAACATTCAAATAGGATAAAAAAAGATAGATAATGCACATTTTGTAAGTTACTTTCAGCATATTAAAACCACATTGAAACAAATCGATCGCATTCCTACGGTTCATCATGCTTTGCACGAACACGGTATGACGGATATCAGACACCCCTAGTGCTGAAATCCAGCTTGTAATGTCAAAATATGTATCACACACAAGGTCACAGATAGATAGCAATGAACATTTGCAGATAAATAGCAATGAACATTTGCAAGGTAGAGCGATCAAGTACAGATGTTGTTCTTATTAGATAAGTACACAGGTAGTTTAAAAGAAGATGGTATATTTACAGGTGGATTTCAGATATTTCCCCTGAAGAGCTTTGCATGGTCAAGGAACATCCGAGTTTTCGTAACTTGGCATTCTCTGTTTGGTTACTAAGAGCTGATCAGAGGACGATGAACTCAAAGCAAACAACAGGGCCTTCCTCAGTGGTTCCATTCAACTCCAATAACCAAGAGCTAGCTACTTCTTATCTCTGTCATCCTCGCTTGTCTCCGACAAGGCTCGATCAGTTATGGCCTCTGGCTCCCAGCCTTGCATTCCAGACTTCATGATCACCCACTGAAGTGACTCGATCACCTGCCGGTCATACATCTGCTTCTGCTGCATCATCTCCTGGAATTGCCGCGCCTCCCTCTCCACCAGCGCCTTCTCGCTACGCAGGCACGCAATCTTGGACATGGCCTCGTCGGCTGCAGACGCTGCGGCATGCCTCTCCTTCTCCAGCTCCTCGAGCGCAACCTCCTTCAGCAGCATCTCCTCCTTGAGCCTCCTCCTCAGGTACTGCACACTGCCGTCATCTGGATCGCTGGTCTCTCCAGCATTGTCCTCTTCCTCCCCGTCAGCCTCCTGGTCGAACTCAGCAGCCAGCGACCTCGAGACCGGCTTGCTCGAGTCGACCGAGCGGGTGCGCTCCACGCCACGGCAGCCTCTCTTGAGGGCCCGAATCTTCGACCCGCACACGGCGCAGACGACTCCCCCGACGTGCAACGCCCGCACCGCGGAGTCCGTGCTGCCGACGCGCCCCTCCACGGCGGCGCAGCGCCTGGCGAGGCGCCAGACGCTGACGGCCAGGAAAAGAAGCGACGTTGCGAGGAGCAGGCGCTGGGCGCCGACCGATCCGGCCAGTTGGGCAGCCCACCGCGCGGCGGAGGGCCACTCTCTGCTTACCTCGGTCCACCGCGCCGCGGAGGCCCACTCTCCGCTGACCTCCGCCAACCCAGATGCGTGGAGCACCGCCACGAcgccgagcccggagccgataagGAAGTAcagggcgccggcgccggcgctggGTACGTAGGTAGGGGAGACGCCGTTGAGCGGCTTCAAGCAAGCGGCACCGGAAACGCCGTCATTATTGCCGCCCATTGTGACCAAGTTAGGGCAAAAACAGAACGAACACTCCGGAATTTGAACTGAAATAAATAAACGCAGGAAAGGATGCGAGCTTTGGGGGGCTCGTGCGGCGGTTCCGGTCGAATCGGTTGGAGGAGCTGGAAGAAATCTGGGGCCGTGTTGGTTCGTAGGACGGTGCCGGGAGCTGCAGCGGCGCGCAGCGGCACAGGAGTGGGCGAGCGGAAGCACCGCGAACGGCGTGGAGATATTGGAGGCGAAGCGCTTGGGAACAGGGAAGGCTTTGCTTTGGTAATCACTGGAATAGCTTGCCGTAGCGTAGGGTTCTGTTCTGTTGGAGCCTTTTGGTTTTGGAGATTTCTGTGGATAAGTTGTGGGCGGTGTCGCTGGCCTGTGGGCCTGATATTTCCCGTGGCCCGCGGGGCCCGAAACGTCGGCTCCGGAGAAAAGGATCGGACGACGTGGGTAGTCCGTAGTCGACAAGTCGTATCGTCCTCTCGATGCAAAGGAGTCTCATACTTGTGGTACTGCATGACAGATGGGACCACAATGGAGTATGGCCCTGTATGGGCCCAGTTGTATATGACGTGGAGCCCATGCCATAGCTACACAGATGGAGTACTTATCTATGGAATACGTGGGCATGCAGAAAGGCACGAGAAGATCCAAACGGCCGACGAAGTTTCTTCAGGGAAAAAAAAAACTTTATGGGTTTCCTTCACTTCTGGTCACTTGATATCGTATGGCTTGTGATCATTTGCGAAGGGACAAAGGCTCCGTTTCCGTGTAAAATATTTTTAAAATAATAAAGAAATACTGTGGTCTGGTATAATAATCGTTTTTTTTCAAAAGTTGTGACGTGTTTGTGTTTACAGATACAATAAATTTGGTAGCTTCTGAAGCCATGGTTTGTACTGTACCTTTTTTAGTTTTAGAAACTTCACTCATAAGTCCTTTTTTTAAAACCACAGTTTTGTTACAAGTTTGCTTATAAACTGCAGTTTTTGTGATATCACATCTTATAAAACCATGTCCATCAAATATATAGCCAAACTGACAATTAATCTAGCGTACACGGAGGTCTTCTGACGGCTTGGACTAGCAGGTGAAAGTCCCTGGAACTTACAACGTGAAATTCGACACAAGTTCTGCATTTTCGAAGGTAGCTTTTTCATGCTGTTTATGCGAGTTCTACGAATGCCACAAGCAAGTTTCCTTCCTTTGTACGgtgtcttttctaaattctaaggGGACTGCGGCAGCAATAACCAAAAAAAAGGCCATCTGAACTTTTTATTGCAAATGACATGAGTAACCTACATCAAAGCAAGGAAGCCCTATTGAATTTACAAAAGGGGTGAGAACTGAGAAGGCAGCGGGAAAAAGGGGAGACGCATGCACTAAAAAAACAGCTATTACAGAATACCAGTAAGAGCAACACATCAAATAAGAAATGAAATAATCCACGCCAAGAGCTTAAGTAGATTTTTCTTCATAGGGTAGTTGTTTTTTTTTCACAGTTCAAAGTACTTTACATAGGTTTTAAGATAGTTCACCATCCTGGAGATAAGGCTTGAGATAATCTTTTTAAGAAAACACCTAAAAATAAAGCTGCACGAAACCTACTTCTAAATGTGAACGTAAAGCCCACAGAGACTAAAAATCTCGACTTCTCGAGCCATTCTCCAGGCTTTTTGTCAGCCCATGAACTCTCACTTCTTTGGGGGGCCCAAGGAGTATATATATAGGATTCCACATTCCCTTGTGTGAGCAAATGTCTTCATTGGCCCAATAAAACATATGTGTTTCATGTGTCAAACATAAACACCTATAGAAATTCCACACCGATTGCACTTATGCAGAATTATATAAAAAATTATTATCAAGGTTTAAAAATACTCCATTGCATATGGTCATGGTTTGCATCGCACGACTTTAGTGATAGAATTAGATACGACTAGAATCATCAAATGTATCATGATTTGTTAGTTCATAACAAGAGTCAACAACAGCGATGGATTAACGTTAGTGCTACTCCAGTCGTACACATATGTCATACACGAACCATTTCTCCTGTAGGTAAATGCACTACTGCAAAAATGGTTGTAATCATGTCTACAGCTACGGGTGTTTAGTTTCTAGGAACTAATTTTTATTTCCTATGTTTTATTCTATTTTAATTCCTAAATTGCTAAATACGGAAACTAATATTTTGTTTTATTTGTTGTATTTAATAATTTAAGGACTAAATACAATGAAATATAGTGGCTAAAATTATTCCCTAAAAACTAAACATCTCCCTTACTTGACTTTAACTTCGATCCCAACAACCGTCTCTTCAACCAGTTACGCACACTAGGGTGTATTTGGTTGGACATACAATGATGGAAGGGAGTGACCATATTTTTATAGTGTTTGGATGAAAGTTACGCAGGAATGAGATAAACATCGGAGCATTTTTTGTGGCaacatctatactatacttaaagcaccagtttcaacggtcgtctcgCGCCATCttattacaaataacccctcacagctatttcaaattaatcgttgcacacctatagatggccaaacgacggcccggcacgggccagacgcccgtgggccacaactctggcccaggcacgtcatgccggtcTTCTGACTGTGCCGAGCCAGGCCGTTAGCCCGTCGGTTCATTTGATTAAAACattatttttacaaataacccctcacatctatttcaaattaatcgttgcacacctatagatggccaaacgacgGCCCGGCATGGACCAGACGCCCGTGGACCACAACTCTGGCCtaggcacgtcatgccggcctgctgacTGTGTCGAGCCAGCCCGTTAGCTcgtcggcccatttgattaaatcagcataaaatgttaaaaaaacaGTGCAGGAGGTGAGAGACACTGGATGAAGTTGTCTAACCAGTGGAACATTATGcttagatgtttttaatattgaatataaattgcatatatgtatatacgttttttataaaataaaaatatatataatcaTGTCGGGTCAGACCAACACTACAGGCCGAGGCTAcaacccaagcacggcacgacgttcttgcTCTTGCAAGTATTAGGTCGTTTCTAAGATCACATTGACGTAAttgactccatggtgtttgaggttgctgaattggatgaagcaacaatgatttgtcacactaacggtAAAATAAaatgttatttgttggttttaaacgtcagtaattgctacgaagtaggataatttatatggagcgcattcattttttattgatgcctgactttagcaatcactctatattttgatccatcttttttataagttttagTTCATGTGAtttttttagaaacttgagctcacaaactttttcTTATTTGGTCTTTatatgatggaattatgtcaaTTTATAATCTATAtttgttcagtcagtcgttgtgaactctcttctaatcgctcacttcattggtcgtgttgtaccatgACATATtgtatggagtaaacaataactgaTTTAGCCAAatttaaaaatatattatacggagagcagagacaatcaataaaaaatattgCTTTTATGGATAGTTTACATGGATATTGTTGTAAGTCATCACAACACACGGTAGTCATAAAAATCGAGAGGACTGTATCATTCTGTCACATCCACTTTAACCCCAAACAAAACACTGCCCAAACGAGAGAACCAGGCGTCATGTCCCGCGGCCGCGCCCCGCGGTGGAGCGGTCCGGTCCCTCGGGGAGGGATCCGTTGAGGGTTTCAGGCCCTCCGGACTCCGGTTGGTTGGTGGTGGCCAACCGCGGCGACGTGAGTGGAGGTGATGCCCCACCTTCCGCTGTGTGTTCGTCCGTCTTCGCGAGAATCGCATTCGCAGAGCCGTAGGCCGCCAACGCTCCGGCTCACCCACCGTGCAGGGTCATACTCATACACATCCGTATGCAGTGGTGGCATTATAATAAGGGGAAACGGTGGGTACGGAACCGTGCATACGGTACATGACATGCTTTTGGTCACTTTTAGAGAAAGGTTGTTGCAGTTGTTACTCCGAGCTTCTCTCCTTCCGACGGCTATATAGCCCAGTCCGGTCAGTAAGATGGCAACCGGAAATTCCCACGGCTCCCCGTCCCGCAAATGTTCATGGCACTTTTTGTCTTATTCTCGTCCCGTCGTGCAATTTATCCTCACGGTAAATCTATCCCAATTAGTAAATACAATATTTACAGACGAATTAAAATTGATTCTATTAAATTAATATAAATTTAACAAAAAAATTTTAAAAATACAAGAAACGCCTTCTTTAGAGTATATTTTGCTATTTTATAATAGGTCATATATTAAATTTTTAGTATCATACAAATGGACTAATTTACAAGAAGAAAAATTAGCGCGGCGGATATGTGAGGAACGGGGAATGGTTTCACATCCCCGTCCCCTCAAACCCGATGGGGATAAAGTTTTCCCTATTTCGATCCTGTGGGAACTAAATTACCCACATCGGCGTCCtctaatagaggaattccccaCAGAGAATCGGGTATCGGGCCCCTATTGCTATCTGAACCGGTCACCATGCGATCTAATCCAAGAGCCAGCATTAATAATATCTATATTTAAATTCATACCCTTAGTTTTGCCACATTCCTTATTTTTACCATTAGTtgtattttttttttttttgctcagTTTTACTTTTCTACTATATAGCACTGGAAGGATAAGACTGAGAAGAAAAAAACACGATTAAAGGTAAAAATGAGAGCACCATCAAAACTAATGGCACCCCTTAAAAACCGATAATAATAAAGGCGTTTCTGCCTTTCCGGACAAATGCCCTTTTCCAACTGCGTCTAGAGTCTCtttgggtctgtttggttggtttCTCTCGCCAACCTGGCTGTGTGAGCCAGGATCACTGGAGCCTGGCTCTGGAGATGCGACCAATCTGCTCGTATCTGGTGAGCCTGGCCCAGGGTGCTTTAAGGATGGTGCGAGCCTGGATCTAAATCTACATGCAGGCAACCAAACATAGAGCTCGCACGCGCATAGCCTGGCTCACAGCAACCAAACAGCAGCTACCCGCACCCTGTGATGCAAGCACGCGCAGATGCAGGCAACCAAACACACCTTTTGTTGTTCTTTTTTTTATATATATACTCGTACTACCTACAGCTATTGGATTTCAACGCTATAGTCTGATTGCAAGAATCATAGCGCACCCTACTGGATCCCAAGCTTGATTAGACTGGACCGGCTGGGCGCTCTCGTCTCACAAAATACTCCTACATGGCATACGTTAGAAAAGTGTAGGCAAGTGTTCTCTGTTATACTCAGAGGTCAGAGCCCACACAACCAATTTTTTTTTATGAAGACCGCACTTGTATACGCGGAACCCTTGCTTGTACAACAAGCAAAACAAACGTAGTTGAGCACACACGCAGTCACGTCCGTCCAGTCACACGTCTGAGGGGTACTGTACGCGCGTACAGCCGAGCTGCTGACGCCCAAACCGCGTGTTCGGTTGGCGCTGGCGGTGGCATCAGCGGAACCTTCTGCTTGgcgtcaaaaaaaaaaaaaaaaaacgagGCCGTTGGCTTAGGTTGGAGAGGGCCCCGCCAGCGCCAACCGAACACGCAAAAAGTCAGTGTATTCGGGAATCGGGACCAAAGTCCACGAAGGCGTAGCGTTGCCGGGGGTCTATTTTAAAGTCCCCTCCCCGGGCTCCCCCTCCTCGCTGGCATGCACTCCGCACTCTCTCCGGATGCTCTGCGATCCTGCACCGCTCATGGCGTGCTGTGCACACCGCATACGCGTCGAGGACGGGCCAGCCCGGCAGCAGAGACAGAGAGGGCTACTGCTGCCGCTTCAGCTGAAAGTGGGACGGCGTCGGGCACGGCAAGTTTCCACTTGAACTGTGCGGTCGTCGTCTCTTTCCGCTCCAGATTTTCAATTCGCCTGTTGCGTTGTGCGTGCCTAGGCTACGCTTCAGCTCGCTTCTGAACTCCGATAGGCGATAGCAAGGACCCGACCTACGCAAGATGACACTCGACGTCGAGTCGTCGACGACAGTGCCACACAAACGGTGCGGGCATGCAGAGTGCAGGAGGCTAGTGATGAAAAGGGAAGCCGGCTGCCCCTGGGCGCTACCGCGTTCCGTCAGTGGCTGACTGCCTGACTGCACTGCACGGCACGGCTTAGCAGAATGAGAGGCGGTTTTACGTTAGCTTGAGAGAGAGCGCACCACTGCATATATCTATGGTGACAGCGATTACTGCCTGAGAAGCTTAACCGATGATTACGCCATCATGACATTTACTGGTCAGCACTCAGCACTCACCAGTCACCAACGCGGACGGTTACGCCTTCCAGAGACACTCCTTGTCGCGCCGTGGCGATAAGAACTCTGTATGTGCACCTCGCCGCAATGCACGTCCGTGTATCAAGCGAGCTGGATCACGACCGTTGCAGTAAACATAACAACATACCCAACACTGCCTAAACAAGTAAACATAACAACATTTGTTGATCAATAATACGATTGCAGTCTAGATTGACATTTGTTTCCTCGTTCAGCACAGCTCCATTTTTCTGGCGACCTCCCTTACATGACCTACTTCTCTACAATTGCGTATGTTATCTTTCACATTTCCCCCCTTATTCATCgggtcttcttcttcctcacGAGTCTCAATCTATCATCCCCGCCTCTACCCTCCTCGGTCGTGGCCCGGGCGACTTGTAACCTCACCGACGAACTTAGTGCCTGCCTACTACCCCTGACGAATAAACTCGCCCTTCCCTAATCCCAATCTAAGAGTTCATCAATGCCTCCTCTCCCACCGCCGACACCACTTATCCACTTATCTCACTTTAGCCGCTTGGCAGCGACACCCACTTCTCCCTCATCGCTCCTCGACCTTACGACATATTTGACTTTGAGAGACGACGACCTTAACTAGATTAATGGAGGCGAACATGGTTAGGTGTCATTTCCCTTAATTATGGCTAGGATCTACGATCGATCGTCCAACTTCATTAATGGTTAATATAAATGATCATTGTAACGCGTCCAACTTTGTTTCGACGACCGCTGCTGTCGGCGTTttgaacccgggggtccctggaccgacgagtaaattgtcgccgcgtgccccagcccagatgggtcggtgcgagacggagcgcgaaggggggaagaagccagagggagacaggcgtgagaggtgaaacccgcggccttcgtgtttgtcccgcgcccaggtcgggtgcgcttgcagtagggggttacaagcgtccgcgcgggagggagcgagcggccttacgcgagcgccgtcccgtccttctccgcgcggccaaccctctgtaagagggccctggaccttccttttataggcataaggaaaggatccaggtgtacaatggggggtgtagcagtgtgctaacgtgtctagcggaggagagctagtgccctaagtacatgccatcgtggcagccggagaggttttggcacccggttcgtgtggtgtcgtggccgtcggaggagcgctggagcctggcggaaggacagctgtcggggctgtcgggtccttgctgacgtcctcttgcttccgtaagggggctgagagccgccgtcgtcatagagcgtgtggggcgccatcattacttgtttggcggagcgagccagatgggacgtcagtcttgttccccgtagcctgagtcagcttggagtagggtaatgatggtgcctcctgtgacgtggtcggtccgagccctgggttgggcgaggtggaggctcctccgaggtcatgatcgagtctgtcttccaaggccgaggtcgagtccgagcccctgggtcgggcgaggcggagaccgtcggctgaggccagggctgagtccgagccctggggtcgggcgaagcggagttcgtcgtcctccggggctgagcccgagttcgagccctggggtcgggcgaagcggagttcgtcgtcctccagggctgagcccgagtccgagccctggggtcgggcgaagcggagttcgtcgtcttccggggctgagcccgagtccgagccctggggtcggtcgatgcggagtttcctatggcgcctgaggccggacttggctgctgtcagcctcactctgtcgagtggcacagcagtcggagtggcgcaggcggcgctgtcctcttgtcaggccggtcagtggagcggcgaagtgactacggtcacttcggctctgtcgactggagggcgtgcgtcaggataaaggtgtcaggtcactgaaagggaattaggcttacacctagtccctaattaattttggtggttgaattacccaacacaaatatttggactaactagtttgctctagtgtataagttatacaggtgccaaaggttcacacttagccaataaaaagaccaagttttgggttcgacaaaagagcaaagggactaccgaaggctcctctggtctggcgcaccggactgtccggtgtgccaccggacatgtccggtgcaccagaggactccaaactcaaactcgtcaccttcgggaatttccagaggcaactccgctataattcaccggactgtccggtgtacaccggacatgtctggtgctccaaggaagagcggtctccggaactcgccagcctcgggaattcacttcagcttcttcgctaaaattcaccggactgtccggtgcaacagcgagGCAACGACTATttcagcgccaacggctacctgcgacgcatttaatgcgcgccagaagcacgcagtcgtcaggcacgcgggagcaggtgcaccggacaatctac
This portion of the Zea mays cultivar B73 chromosome 2, Zm-B73-REFERENCE-NAM-5.0, whole genome shotgun sequence genome encodes:
- the LOC100126364 gene encoding protein FLOURY 1, translated to MGGNNDGVSGAACLKPLNGVSPTYVPSAGAGALYFLIGSGLGVVAVLHASGLAEVSGEWASAARWTEVSREWPSAARWAAQLAGSVGAQRLLLATSLLFLAVSVWRLARRCAAVEGRVGSTDSAVRALHVGGVVCAVCGSKIRALKRGCRGVERTRSVDSSKPVSRSLAAEFDQEADGEEEDNAGETSDPDDGSVQYLRRRLKEEMLLKEVALEELEKERHAAASAADEAMSKIACLRSEKALVEREARQFQEMMQQKQMYDRQVIESLQWVIMKSGMQGWEPEAITDRALSETSEDDRDKK